Proteins from a single region of Nakamurella deserti:
- the gltB gene encoding glutamate synthase large subunit, with the protein MSFSAIPAPQGLYDPRYEKDSCGVAAIADLRGRRSHRIVADGITALINLDHRGAAGADPAVGDGAGILVQVPEELFRAVCEFDLPKTPAGADGCAFAAGIAFLPRDAAQRAAAKDIIAMIVAQEGLELLGWRTVPTVPVHAGVGQMALDVMPVFEQLFLAAEAGADGVRPAGLALDRLVFPARKRIEHQTAAEGCEVYFPSLSSRTITYKGMLTTEQLPAFYPDLTDVRMESAIAIVHSRFSTNTFPAWPLAHPFRFIAHNGEINTVRGNRNWMRAREALLATDLIPGDLSRVYPICSDAASDSASFDEVLELLHLAGRSLPHAVMMMIPEAWENNPTLDEKVRGFAEFHACLMEPWDGPACVTFTDGRMLGAVLDRNGLRPGRWWLTDYGTVVLASESGVLPIPPEHVIERGRLQPGRMFLVDTVAGRVLDDTEVKYSLAAEQPYTEWVHAGTIALADLPPRPQNHPDPEDVLQRQQVFGYTEEDLRVLLTPMAGTAAEGIGSMGTDTPEAVLSSRARLLFDYFSQLFAQVTNPPLDAVREQVVTSLASVLGPEGNLLQPTPASCRTILLPLPVIDNQDLARLVGVNSDGDLPGLAAAVVPGLYEVAGGGEALAAAIEQARRDTDAAVAAGARIIVVSDRDSDETYAPIPSLLITSAIHQHLVRQKTRTKVGLVVEAGDAREVHHVALLLGYGAAAVNPYLALETAADLAAHGALGPKISPSKAVKNTVYALSKGVLKVMSKMGISTVASYTGAQVFAAFGLEQSVLDEYFTGTFSPTGGSGLDIIAADVAARHALAFPANDAVLEHRKLPTGGDYQWRREGELHLFNPETVYLLQHATRSKQESIFRRYTDTVDGLSTKGGTLRGLFTLRTDVRPSVPLDEVEPATEIVKRFVTGAMSYGSISAEAHETLAVAMNRLGGKSNTGEGGEDVERLLDPSRRSFIKQVASGRFGVTSAYLVNAGEIQLKMAQGAKPGEGGQLPGQKVYPWIAKTRHATTGVGLISPPPHHDIYSIEDLKQLIHDVRNANPAARVSVKLVSEPGVGTVAAGVTKAHADAVIVAGYDGGTGAAPLTSLKHTGQPWELGLAEAQQTLRLNQLRAQVRLQVDGGLKTGRDVIIAMLLGAEEFGFSTAPLVVAGCVMMRVCHLDTCPVGVATQNPVLRARYTGTPEFVETFFLFLAQQIREYLAELGFRSVDEAVGHAELIDIEKAVAHFRAGGLDLRPLLHVPEVDSALYCTRPARHDLSRTLDAKLIELAAPTLLEGGRTRIDLPVRNVDRTAGTMLGYEVTKRFGPEGLPDRTLDVKLTGTAGQSLGAFLPPGITITMVGDANDYIGKGLSGGRIVLRPSPHAPRTQPGIRQVIGGNTVAYGATSGEIFIRGRVGERFGVRNSGALLVVEGTGDHACEYMTGGRAVILGKTGRNVAAGMSGGIAYLLDHVAAKVNPELVEIEDLVESEIDWLEQVLTTHVALTGSRVAADLLDDFPRSALRFVRIMPRDYKRVLDLRAEAASLGVDADQMIMEASRG; encoded by the coding sequence GTGAGCTTCTCGGCAATCCCCGCCCCGCAAGGGCTCTACGACCCCCGCTACGAGAAGGATTCGTGCGGGGTCGCCGCCATCGCCGACCTGAGAGGTCGCCGCTCGCACCGCATCGTCGCCGACGGCATCACGGCCCTGATCAACCTCGACCACCGCGGCGCCGCCGGCGCCGACCCCGCCGTCGGTGACGGCGCCGGCATCCTGGTGCAGGTCCCGGAGGAGCTGTTCCGCGCGGTCTGCGAATTCGACCTGCCGAAGACCCCGGCGGGCGCCGACGGCTGCGCGTTCGCGGCCGGCATCGCCTTCCTGCCCCGCGACGCCGCGCAGCGCGCCGCGGCCAAGGACATCATCGCGATGATCGTCGCCCAGGAGGGCCTGGAGTTGCTGGGGTGGCGGACCGTGCCGACGGTGCCCGTGCACGCCGGCGTCGGGCAGATGGCGTTGGACGTGATGCCCGTCTTCGAGCAGCTGTTCCTGGCCGCCGAGGCCGGGGCCGACGGCGTCCGCCCGGCCGGGCTGGCCCTGGACCGGCTGGTGTTCCCCGCCCGCAAGCGCATCGAGCACCAGACCGCGGCGGAGGGCTGCGAGGTCTATTTCCCGTCGCTGTCGAGCCGCACCATCACCTACAAGGGGATGCTGACCACCGAGCAGCTGCCGGCCTTCTACCCGGACCTGACCGACGTCCGGATGGAGAGTGCGATCGCCATCGTGCACTCGCGGTTCTCCACGAACACCTTCCCGGCGTGGCCGTTGGCGCACCCGTTCCGCTTCATCGCCCACAACGGCGAGATCAACACCGTCCGCGGCAACCGCAACTGGATGCGCGCCCGTGAGGCGCTGCTGGCCACGGACCTGATCCCCGGCGACCTGTCGCGGGTCTACCCGATCTGCTCGGACGCGGCGTCGGACTCCGCGTCGTTCGACGAGGTCCTGGAGCTGCTGCACCTGGCGGGCCGGTCGCTGCCGCACGCGGTGATGATGATGATCCCGGAGGCGTGGGAGAACAACCCGACGCTGGACGAGAAGGTCCGGGGCTTCGCCGAGTTCCACGCCTGCCTGATGGAGCCGTGGGACGGCCCGGCCTGCGTCACCTTCACCGACGGCCGGATGCTCGGCGCGGTGCTCGACCGCAACGGCCTGCGTCCCGGCCGCTGGTGGCTGACCGACTACGGCACCGTGGTGCTGGCCTCGGAGTCCGGCGTGCTGCCGATCCCGCCGGAGCACGTCATCGAGCGCGGCCGGCTGCAGCCCGGCCGGATGTTCCTCGTCGACACGGTGGCCGGCCGCGTCCTCGACGACACCGAGGTCAAGTACTCGCTGGCCGCCGAGCAGCCCTACACCGAGTGGGTGCACGCCGGCACCATCGCGCTGGCCGACCTGCCGCCGCGCCCGCAGAACCACCCGGATCCGGAGGACGTGCTGCAGCGGCAGCAGGTCTTCGGCTACACCGAGGAGGACCTGCGGGTCCTGCTGACCCCGATGGCCGGCACCGCCGCCGAGGGCATCGGCTCGATGGGCACCGACACCCCCGAGGCGGTGCTGTCCAGCCGCGCGCGGCTGCTGTTCGACTACTTCAGCCAACTCTTCGCGCAGGTCACGAACCCGCCGCTGGACGCCGTCCGGGAGCAGGTCGTCACCTCGCTCGCCTCGGTGCTCGGCCCGGAGGGCAACCTGCTGCAGCCCACACCGGCGTCGTGTCGCACGATCCTGCTGCCGCTCCCGGTCATCGACAACCAGGACCTGGCCCGGCTCGTCGGCGTGAACTCCGACGGTGACCTGCCCGGGCTGGCCGCGGCCGTCGTCCCCGGCCTGTACGAGGTCGCCGGCGGCGGTGAGGCGCTGGCCGCCGCGATCGAGCAGGCCCGCCGGGACACCGACGCCGCCGTCGCCGCGGGTGCGCGGATCATCGTCGTCTCCGACCGTGACTCCGACGAGACCTACGCCCCGATCCCGTCGCTGCTCATCACGTCGGCGATCCACCAGCACCTCGTCCGGCAGAAGACCCGCACCAAGGTCGGCCTCGTGGTGGAGGCCGGTGACGCCCGCGAGGTGCACCACGTGGCTCTGCTGCTGGGCTACGGCGCCGCCGCGGTGAACCCGTACCTCGCGCTGGAGACCGCCGCCGACCTGGCCGCCCACGGGGCCCTGGGTCCGAAGATCTCGCCGTCGAAGGCCGTCAAGAACACCGTGTACGCGCTGAGCAAGGGCGTGCTGAAGGTGATGAGCAAGATGGGCATCTCGACCGTCGCGTCCTACACCGGTGCGCAGGTGTTCGCCGCGTTCGGCCTCGAGCAGTCGGTGCTCGACGAGTACTTCACCGGGACGTTCTCGCCGACGGGCGGCTCCGGACTGGACATCATCGCCGCCGACGTCGCCGCCCGGCACGCACTGGCCTTCCCGGCCAACGACGCCGTGCTGGAGCACCGCAAGCTGCCCACCGGCGGCGACTACCAGTGGCGTCGTGAGGGCGAGCTGCACCTGTTCAACCCGGAGACTGTGTACCTGCTGCAGCACGCGACCCGCTCCAAGCAGGAGAGCATCTTCCGCCGGTACACCGACACCGTCGACGGGCTGTCCACCAAGGGCGGCACGCTGCGCGGGTTGTTCACCCTCAGGACCGACGTCCGGCCGTCCGTCCCGCTGGACGAGGTGGAGCCGGCGACCGAGATCGTCAAGCGCTTCGTCACCGGGGCGATGAGCTACGGCTCGATCTCGGCCGAGGCGCACGAGACCCTGGCCGTGGCGATGAACCGCCTCGGCGGCAAGTCCAACACCGGCGAGGGCGGCGAGGACGTGGAGCGGCTGCTCGACCCGTCGCGGCGCTCGTTCATCAAGCAGGTGGCGTCCGGCCGGTTCGGCGTGACCAGCGCCTACCTGGTCAACGCGGGCGAGATCCAGCTCAAGATGGCGCAGGGGGCCAAGCCCGGCGAGGGTGGCCAGCTGCCCGGCCAGAAGGTCTACCCCTGGATCGCCAAGACCCGGCACGCCACCACCGGGGTCGGGCTCATCTCGCCGCCGCCGCACCACGACATCTATTCGATCGAGGACCTCAAGCAACTCATCCACGACGTCCGCAACGCCAACCCGGCGGCGCGGGTCTCGGTCAAGCTGGTGTCCGAGCCGGGGGTCGGCACGGTCGCGGCCGGGGTGACCAAGGCGCACGCCGACGCGGTCATCGTGGCCGGCTACGACGGCGGCACCGGTGCCGCGCCGCTCACCTCGCTCAAGCACACCGGCCAGCCGTGGGAGCTCGGTCTGGCCGAGGCGCAGCAGACGCTGCGGCTCAACCAGCTGCGCGCCCAGGTCCGGCTGCAGGTCGACGGCGGTCTCAAGACCGGCCGCGACGTCATCATCGCGATGCTGCTCGGTGCGGAGGAGTTCGGCTTCTCGACCGCCCCCCTGGTGGTCGCCGGCTGCGTGATGATGCGCGTCTGCCACCTGGACACCTGCCCGGTGGGGGTCGCCACCCAGAACCCGGTGCTGAGGGCGCGCTACACGGGGACGCCGGAGTTCGTCGAGACGTTCTTCCTGTTCCTCGCCCAGCAGATCCGGGAGTACCTGGCCGAGCTCGGCTTCCGCAGCGTCGACGAGGCCGTCGGACACGCGGAGCTGATCGACATCGAGAAGGCGGTCGCGCACTTCCGCGCCGGTGGTCTCGACCTGCGTCCGCTGCTGCACGTGCCGGAGGTGGACAGTGCGCTGTACTGCACCCGGCCGGCCCGGCACGACCTGTCCCGCACGCTGGACGCCAAGCTCATCGAGCTGGCCGCGCCGACCCTGCTGGAGGGCGGGCGGACCCGGATCGACCTGCCGGTGCGCAACGTCGACCGCACCGCCGGCACCATGCTCGGCTACGAGGTGACCAAGCGGTTCGGTCCCGAGGGCCTGCCGGACCGCACCCTGGACGTCAAGCTGACCGGCACCGCCGGGCAGTCGCTGGGGGCGTTCCTGCCGCCGGGCATCACGATCACGATGGTCGGCGACGCCAACGACTACATCGGCAAGGGGCTGTCCGGCGGGCGGATCGTGCTGCGGCCGTCGCCGCACGCGCCGCGCACGCAGCCGGGGATCCGTCAGGTCATCGGTGGCAACACGGTGGCCTACGGCGCGACCTCGGGCGAGATCTTCATCCGCGGTCGGGTGGGGGAGCGGTTCGGGGTGCGCAACTCCGGGGCGTTGCTCGTCGTCGAGGGCACCGGCGACCACGCCTGCGAGTACATGACGGGTGGCCGGGCGGTCATCCTGGGCAAGACCGGGCGCAACGTCGCCGCGGGCATGAGCGGCGGCATCGCCTACCTGCTCGACCACGTGGCGGCCAAGGTCAACCCGGAGCTGGTCGAGATCGAGGACCTCGTCGAGAGCGAGATCGACTGGCTGGAGCAGGTTCTCACCACCCACGTGGCCCTCACCGGCTCCCGCGTGGCGGCCGACCTGCTCGACGACTTCCCGCGGTCGGCGCTGCGCTTCGTGCGCATCATGCCGCGCGACTACAAGCGGGTGCTCGACCTGCGGGCCGAGGCGGCGTCGCTGGGCGTGGACGCCGACCAGATGATCATGGAGGCGTCGCGTGGCTGA
- the lgt gene encoding prolipoprotein diacylglyceryl transferase, which produces MTTTDLAFIPSPAQGVWHLGPLPLRAYAVCIIAGIVVAIWWGDKRFVARGGRPGLVTDISVWAVPFGIVGGRIYHVVTDNQLYFREGRNPWRAFAIWEGGLGIWGAVAFGALGAYIGCRRYGVPLGAYADSIAPGLVVAQAIGRLGNYWNQELFGSPTTVPWALEVFVRTPGGAAGVAPGAGAVCEYDTSWVKATPEILCGTYHPTFLYELLWNLGVAALIVWADRRWRLGGGRVFALYVAGYTLGRGWIEMLRIDPANHVLGLRINVLTSIVVFLAAVVFLVVRRPEPGTDMREDPALLQGRADDATSDDAAGTTDRTGADAGADEPADRVGSGSPDGTTDTSGARPRVPNQE; this is translated from the coding sequence GTGACGACCACCGACCTCGCGTTCATCCCCAGCCCCGCCCAGGGGGTCTGGCACCTCGGTCCGCTGCCCCTGCGGGCCTACGCGGTGTGCATCATCGCCGGCATCGTGGTGGCGATCTGGTGGGGCGACAAGCGCTTCGTCGCCCGGGGTGGACGGCCCGGACTCGTCACCGACATCTCGGTATGGGCCGTGCCGTTCGGCATCGTCGGCGGCCGGATCTACCACGTCGTCACCGACAACCAGCTGTACTTCCGCGAGGGCCGCAACCCCTGGCGCGCGTTCGCCATCTGGGAGGGCGGCCTCGGTATCTGGGGTGCCGTGGCCTTCGGTGCGCTGGGCGCCTACATCGGCTGCCGGCGCTACGGGGTGCCGCTGGGCGCCTACGCCGACAGCATCGCGCCCGGTCTCGTCGTCGCCCAGGCCATCGGACGCCTGGGCAACTACTGGAACCAGGAGCTGTTCGGCTCGCCCACCACGGTGCCGTGGGCGCTGGAGGTCTTCGTCCGCACCCCCGGCGGGGCCGCCGGGGTCGCGCCCGGCGCCGGCGCGGTCTGCGAGTACGACACCTCCTGGGTCAAGGCCACCCCCGAGATCCTCTGCGGCACCTACCATCCGACGTTCCTGTACGAGCTGCTGTGGAACCTCGGCGTCGCGGCGCTCATCGTCTGGGCCGACCGCCGGTGGCGGCTGGGCGGCGGTCGCGTCTTCGCGCTGTACGTCGCCGGTTACACCCTCGGTCGTGGCTGGATCGAGATGCTGCGGATCGACCCGGCCAACCACGTGCTGGGGCTGCGCATCAACGTGCTGACCTCCATCGTGGTCTTCCTGGCCGCCGTCGTGTTCCTGGTCGTCCGGCGCCCGGAGCCGGGGACGGACATGCGCGAGGACCCGGCCCTGTTGCAGGGCCGGGCGGACGACGCCACCAGCGACGACGCCGCCGGCACCACCGACCGGACCGGGGCCGACGCCGGGGCCGACGAGCCCGCGGACAGGGTCGGGTCCGGCTCCCCGGATGGGACCACCGACACCTCCGGAGCACGTCCGCGAGTGCCGAACCAGGAATGA
- the trpA gene encoding tryptophan synthase subunit alpha, which yields MFDDTRAADRAALVGYLPGGYPDIEQSKALFGAMIDGGCDLVEVGFPYSDPVMDGPVIQNAAETARRGGFRITHLFEIVQSIADRGGRAVVMTYFNPVLAYGQDRFARDLANAGGLGVITPDVIVDEAAEWLAASRTHGIDSIFLVAPSSPLERIAITAASATGFIYAASTMGVTGARDSVGSAAPALVERCRTVTDTPIGVGLGVRTAAQVREIGAYADAVIVGSALVSAAGSSTDPAAATEAVRALTAELATGTAR from the coding sequence ATGTTCGACGACACCCGCGCGGCCGACCGCGCGGCCCTGGTGGGGTACCTGCCCGGCGGTTACCCGGACATCGAGCAGTCCAAGGCGCTGTTCGGGGCGATGATCGACGGTGGTTGCGATCTCGTCGAGGTCGGGTTCCCGTACTCGGATCCGGTGATGGACGGTCCGGTCATCCAGAACGCCGCCGAGACCGCCCGCCGGGGCGGTTTCCGGATCACGCACCTGTTCGAGATCGTCCAGTCGATCGCCGACCGCGGCGGCCGCGCCGTCGTCATGACCTACTTCAACCCGGTGCTGGCGTACGGCCAGGACCGGTTCGCACGCGACCTCGCCAACGCCGGTGGACTCGGCGTCATCACGCCGGACGTCATCGTCGACGAGGCGGCCGAATGGCTGGCCGCGAGCCGCACGCACGGCATCGACTCGATCTTCCTGGTCGCACCGTCGTCGCCGCTGGAGCGCATCGCCATCACGGCGGCCTCGGCCACCGGGTTCATCTACGCGGCCTCCACGATGGGCGTCACCGGCGCCCGGGACTCCGTCGGCTCGGCGGCTCCCGCCCTGGTCGAGCGGTGCCGCACCGTCACCGACACCCCCATCGGCGTCGGGCTCGGGGTCCGCACCGCGGCCCAGGTGCGCGAGATCGGTGCCTACGCCGATGCGGTCATCGTCGGCTCGGCGCTGGTCAGTGCCGCCGGTTCGAGCACCGATCCGGCCGCTGCGACCGAGGCGGTCCGGGCCCTCACCGCGGAGCTCGCCACCGGCACCGCGCGATGA
- the trpB gene encoding tryptophan synthase subunit beta, with protein MTDLSTDVPRAPKHPVTGRARRADGLPRPSDGLTGTPHDPDGRGYFGSFGGRWLPEALVHAHDELSEAYDKARFDPEFLAELDRLQETYSGRPSPITDAERLSEMVGGARILLKREDLNHTGSHKINNVIGQALLTKRMGKTRVIAETGAGQHGVATATACALLGLECVIYMGRVDTERQALNVARMKLLGATVVPVDSGSSTLKDAVNEAFRDWVANVDTTHYLLGTVAGSHPFPMMVRDFHRIIGLEARQQVLNLTGRLPSAIAACVGGGSNAIGIFHAFLDDADVRLVGLEAGGDGVDSGRHAATISGGQIGVLHGARTYLMQDDDGQIVESYSISAGLDYPGVGPEHSHLAEIGRAEFRPVTDTAAMEAFKTLSRTEGIIPAIETAHAIAGGIDLAREIGKGGIVLINVSGRGDKDMGTAMEYFGLGDPHAPQPPSDIRAEGEGEKL; from the coding sequence ATGACTGACTTGTCGACCGACGTCCCGCGCGCCCCGAAGCACCCGGTGACGGGCCGTGCCCGCCGGGCGGACGGGCTGCCCCGCCCGTCGGACGGCCTGACCGGCACCCCCCACGACCCCGACGGCCGCGGCTATTTCGGCTCGTTCGGCGGCCGGTGGCTGCCCGAGGCGCTCGTGCACGCGCACGACGAACTCTCCGAGGCCTACGACAAGGCCCGCTTCGACCCCGAATTTCTGGCCGAGCTCGACCGGCTGCAGGAGACGTACTCCGGTCGGCCCAGCCCGATCACCGACGCCGAGCGGCTGTCGGAGATGGTCGGCGGAGCCCGCATCCTGCTCAAGCGCGAGGACCTCAACCACACCGGGTCCCACAAGATCAACAACGTCATCGGCCAGGCGCTGCTGACCAAGCGGATGGGCAAGACCCGGGTCATCGCCGAGACCGGCGCCGGCCAGCACGGGGTCGCCACCGCCACCGCGTGCGCGCTGCTGGGCCTCGAGTGCGTGATCTACATGGGCCGTGTCGACACCGAGCGGCAGGCCCTCAACGTGGCGCGGATGAAGCTGCTCGGCGCCACGGTCGTCCCTGTCGACTCCGGTTCGTCCACGCTCAAGGACGCCGTCAACGAGGCGTTCCGGGACTGGGTCGCCAACGTCGACACCACGCACTACCTGCTGGGCACGGTCGCCGGATCGCACCCGTTCCCGATGATGGTGCGCGACTTCCACCGCATCATCGGCCTCGAGGCACGCCAGCAGGTGCTGAACCTGACCGGCCGACTGCCGTCGGCGATCGCGGCCTGCGTCGGGGGCGGCTCCAACGCCATCGGCATCTTCCACGCCTTCCTCGACGACGCCGACGTCCGTCTGGTCGGGCTGGAGGCGGGCGGCGACGGTGTCGACTCGGGTCGGCACGCGGCGACCATCAGCGGCGGCCAGATCGGCGTGCTGCACGGCGCACGCACCTACCTGATGCAGGACGACGACGGCCAGATCGTGGAGTCGTACTCCATCTCGGCCGGGTTGGACTACCCGGGTGTCGGACCGGAGCACTCGCACCTGGCCGAGATCGGCCGCGCCGAGTTCCGTCCGGTGACCGACACCGCCGCGATGGAGGCGTTCAAGACGCTGTCGCGGACCGAGGGCATCATCCCGGCCATCGAGACCGCCCACGCGATCGCCGGCGGCATCGACCTGGCCCGGGAGATCGGCAAGGGCGGCATCGTGCTGATCAACGTCTCCGGCCGGGGCGACAAGGACATGGGCACCGCCATGGAGTACTTCGGCCTGGGCGACCCGCACGCACCGCAGCCGCCGTCGGACATCCGCGCCGAGGGCGAGGGCGAGAAGCTGTGA
- the trpC gene encoding indole-3-glycerol phosphate synthase TrpC: MSTVLDSILDGVRQDLAQRQAACPIDEVKARSARTAPAVDVLAALRQPGVGVIAEVKRSSPSKGALADIPDPAALAGLYESAGARVISVLTEGRRFGGSLADLDAVRATVDIPVLRKDFIVGPYQVHEARAHGADLVLLIVAALEQNVLHGLLDRIESLGMTALVEVHTEEEADRALEAGAKVIGVNARNLKTLEVDRDVFARIAPGLPSDVLKIAESGVRGPADLMSYAGAGADAILVGEGLVTAPDPRAAVADLVTAGSHPSCPRPSRNR; the protein is encoded by the coding sequence TTGTCAACCGTGCTCGACTCGATCCTCGACGGAGTACGGCAGGACCTCGCGCAACGCCAGGCCGCCTGCCCGATCGACGAGGTCAAGGCGCGCAGTGCGCGGACAGCTCCGGCCGTCGACGTGCTCGCCGCGCTCCGTCAACCGGGCGTCGGCGTCATCGCCGAGGTCAAGCGGTCCAGCCCGTCCAAGGGCGCGTTGGCGGACATCCCCGACCCGGCGGCACTGGCCGGTCTGTACGAGTCCGCCGGGGCACGCGTCATCTCCGTGCTCACCGAGGGACGCCGCTTCGGCGGTTCGCTGGCCGACCTGGACGCCGTCCGGGCCACCGTTGACATCCCCGTCCTGCGCAAGGACTTCATCGTCGGCCCGTACCAGGTGCACGAGGCCCGCGCCCACGGCGCCGACCTCGTCCTGCTGATCGTGGCGGCGCTGGAGCAGAACGTGCTCCACGGCCTGCTGGACCGCATCGAGAGCCTCGGGATGACCGCGCTCGTCGAGGTGCACACCGAGGAGGAGGCCGACCGGGCGCTGGAGGCCGGCGCCAAGGTCATCGGCGTCAACGCCCGGAACCTCAAGACCCTCGAGGTCGACCGCGACGTCTTCGCCCGGATCGCCCCGGGCCTGCCCAGCGACGTCCTCAAGATCGCCGAGTCCGGCGTCCGCGGTCCCGCCGACCTGATGTCCTACGCCGGGGCCGGCGCGGACGCCATCCTCGTCGGCGAGGGTCTGGTCACCGCACCCGATCCCCGCGCCGCGGTCGCCGACCTGGTGACCGCCGGTTCCCACCCGTCGTGTCCGCGGCCCAGCCGCAACCGCTGA
- a CDS encoding Trp biosynthesis-associated membrane protein, with the protein MRTHRGYVKVRRPLRSGTVLGLIALGAALTAGSAAITWAAATGTDDLRGPLDVTATGARVAPALVPLAAASLAALGALLAARGALRRAVGAVTTLLGLGVGWFGVRGLLREPADVLFPDTSSVQFVDVTIRPLGPFVATLGGVVLVVAGFAVLTGRVRAKALGARYERSGAPAGGATGSEDPSLDMWKDLDADRDPTLDPARDPITATDPRRADRAPEQGTPRGETAP; encoded by the coding sequence GTGAGGACCCACAGGGGCTACGTCAAGGTCCGCAGGCCACTGCGCTCCGGGACCGTCCTGGGTCTGATCGCGCTGGGGGCGGCCCTGACCGCCGGTTCGGCCGCGATCACCTGGGCGGCGGCCACCGGCACCGACGATCTCCGCGGACCGCTGGACGTCACGGCCACCGGCGCCCGGGTCGCACCGGCACTGGTCCCGCTGGCGGCCGCGTCGCTCGCCGCACTGGGAGCGCTGCTGGCCGCCCGCGGAGCGCTGCGCCGCGCCGTCGGCGCGGTGACGACGCTCCTGGGTCTCGGTGTCGGCTGGTTCGGCGTCCGGGGTCTGCTGCGGGAGCCGGCCGACGTGCTGTTCCCGGACACCTCCTCGGTGCAGTTCGTCGACGTCACGATCCGGCCGCTGGGCCCGTTCGTCGCCACGCTCGGCGGCGTCGTGCTGGTCGTCGCCGGGTTCGCCGTCCTCACCGGCCGCGTCCGGGCGAAGGCCCTCGGGGCGCGGTACGAACGGTCCGGGGCGCCCGCCGGCGGCGCCACGGGCAGCGAGGACCCGTCGCTGGACATGTGGAAGGACCTGGACGCGGACCGCGACCCCACCCTCGACCCGGCCCGCGATCCGATCACCGCGACCGACCCGCGACGCGCCGATCGGGCGCCGGAGCAGGGCACCCCACGTGGCGAGACCGCGCCGTGA
- a CDS encoding anthranilate synthase component I, with protein MRAMSDQQRPPATALGATLPSREDFVALAHRRVIPVTRVLLADSLTPVGLYATLAAGRPGTFLFESAETGKSWSRWSFVGVNSAAVLTESGGEARWLGTPPQGVRTSGDPLAVLDHTLKFLHTEPWAGLPPLTGGMVGYLGYDIVRRLEKITGDTPDELGIPELAMLLATDIAALDHHEGTVTLIANALNWDDSPERVELAYDDAVARLDAMTEALGTVSPPPVVVFERVAGDVTRRTSSAEYQRSVEIAQEHIRAGDAFQIVVSQRFDMDTTAGPLDIYRTLRATNPSPYMYLLQLPAAEDGPHAGVPTAIVGSSPEALVTVRDGHVTMHPIAGTRPRGATEEDDVLLAKDLLADEKERSEHVMLVDLGRNDLGRVCRPGTVRVVDFFTIERYSHVMHIVSTVTGLLDADRTAFDALTACFPAGTLSGAPKPRAMQIIDDLEPARRGVYGGIVGYLDFHGDADTAITIRTALVRGERVHVQAGAGVVADSVPASEDAECRNKAAAVINAVAAAGTMRPVGVSGAAR; from the coding sequence ATGAGGGCCATGTCCGACCAGCAACGGCCCCCGGCGACCGCACTCGGAGCGACGCTGCCGAGCCGCGAGGACTTCGTCGCACTGGCCCACCGGCGGGTCATCCCGGTCACCCGGGTGCTCCTCGCCGACTCCCTCACCCCCGTCGGTCTGTACGCGACGCTGGCCGCCGGACGTCCGGGGACGTTCCTGTTCGAGTCCGCCGAGACCGGCAAATCGTGGTCGCGCTGGTCGTTCGTCGGGGTCAACTCGGCCGCCGTGCTGACCGAGAGCGGCGGCGAGGCGCGCTGGCTGGGCACTCCGCCGCAGGGGGTCCGCACCAGCGGTGACCCGCTCGCGGTGCTCGACCACACGCTGAAGTTCCTGCACACCGAACCCTGGGCCGGGTTGCCGCCCCTCACCGGTGGGATGGTCGGCTACCTCGGCTACGACATCGTCCGGCGGTTGGAGAAGATCACCGGCGACACCCCCGACGAGCTCGGCATCCCGGAACTGGCGATGCTGCTGGCCACCGACATCGCCGCCCTCGACCACCACGAGGGCACCGTCACGCTCATCGCCAACGCGCTGAACTGGGACGACTCACCCGAACGGGTCGAGCTGGCCTACGACGACGCCGTCGCGCGGCTGGACGCGATGACCGAGGCCCTGGGCACGGTGTCGCCGCCGCCGGTGGTGGTGTTCGAGCGGGTGGCGGGTGACGTCACCCGCCGCACCAGCTCGGCGGAGTACCAGCGATCGGTGGAGATCGCGCAGGAACACATCCGGGCCGGTGACGCCTTCCAGATCGTGGTCTCGCAGCGCTTCGACATGGACACCACGGCGGGCCCGCTCGACATCTACCGGACCCTGCGGGCGACCAACCCGAGCCCGTACATGTACCTGCTGCAGCTCCCCGCGGCCGAGGACGGCCCCCACGCGGGCGTCCCCACCGCGATCGTCGGGTCGTCGCCGGAGGCGCTGGTGACCGTGCGGGACGGCCACGTCACCATGCACCCCATCGCCGGCACCCGCCCCCGCGGCGCCACCGAGGAGGACGACGTCCTGCTGGCCAAGGACCTGTTGGCCGACGAGAAGGAACGCAGCGAACACGTGATGCTGGTCGATCTCGGCCGTAACGACCTCGGCCGGGTGTGCCGCCCGGGGACCGTCAGGGTCGTCGACTTCTTCACCATCGAGCGGTACAGCCACGTCATGCACATCGTCTCCACGGTCACCGGTCTCCTGGACGCCGACCGCACCGCGTTCGACGCGCTGACCGCCTGTTTCCCGGCCGGGACCCTGTCGGGCGCACCCAAACCCAGGGCCATGCAGATCATCGACGACCTCGAGCCGGCCCGCCGCGGCGTGTACGGCGGCATCGTCGGGTATCTCGACTTCCACGGCGACGCCGACACGGCGATCACCATCCGGACCGCGCTGGTCCGCGGCGAGCGGGTGCACGTACAGGCCGGGGCCGGGGTCGTCGCCGACTCGGTGCCGGCCAGCGAGGACGCGGAGTGCCGCAACAAGGCCGCCGCCGTGATCAACGCGGTCGCCGCCGCCGGCACCATGCGACCGGTCGGGGTGTCCGGAGCCGCCCGGTGA